Within the Desulfuromonas sp. genome, the region CAGGAAGAACCGCGCGGTCGCGGCCGCGCACTCCGCCATACTCTTTTATTGAGCCATAAAAGAGTATGCAGAAAACGGCTCCCTTGCAGGGGGCTTTTTCGTGCGGGTTAAATTTTTTCTATTCAACTGTGCTGCCTGGGAGTTTGCCTTGAGGCAAACGCAGTTCGTCGCTAAGGCGGTTGCGGTCGGGCTGCGGTTCAGTGATCGTGCTGGCAGGTGCGACCTCAAGAGCAACGGGGTTAAGTCAAAGGCTTTTCTTTTAAAGTTTTGAGACTTTTCCTGGTTTTCTCTGACAGCTGACAGCTTAAAACTTACAGCTGTCTTATATGTAAAACCGCCGAAATGGGTTTATACTTTTCGGATGCGATTGGAAAAGTATGACGGAATTTGAGTACGCACCACTTAATTAATTCCCGGTAAAATGCGATGAACCAAGAACAAGCCCGTGGTTAACGGGCTTCCTGGTCTATTAAAGCTCGGGTTTAGCCTCCCTTTATATAACTTTCAAGATGCGCGATAATCAGCTCTTTTTCCTCAACCTGAGCCTTGACCAGATCGCCGATGGAGACAACGCCGATCATTTGGTCATTCTCGAAAACCGGAAGGTGGCGACATCGTCTCTCGGTCATGATCGCCAACCCCTCCTCAACCGGTTTTTCCGGGGATATATAGCAGATGTCGGTGGTCATGATATCCTCGACGGTCGTATCTTTCGGGGTACGATCTTGCAATGCTACTTTGCGGGCGAAATCCCGCTCGGAAATGATCCCGACCACATTATCGTCTTTCTTGACGACGAGAGCACCGATGTTTTTTGTGGACATAAGCTCCAGCGCCTGAAAAACAGTTGCGTCCATATTGATGCAATGAACATTCGTCCCTTTTTCTGCAATAATTTCCCTGATCGTCTTGGTCATGTCATTTCCCCGATGAAAAGAATGTTTGTCGAGCTGATGTTCGTTAAATAAAATCTAACGGAGTGGTGCTTCTTGTCAATCGATTCTTTCTGTGATGTGATAGGCAGTGTTGAATCGAACCGTTATGATAACTGATTATTGAACATATCTCAGCCGGAGAATTCAGATGACAATATTTCAATCACATCGAGAGAAGGCCGTTGCCATCAGGGATGTCCTGGCCGGCACTCAACCCCGGGCCGGTATTTGCGTAAGGGGGTGGGCCCGGACGATCCGCAAGGGAAAAGGAGTCTCCTTCATCGCCCTGAATGACGGTTCCTGTTTTGCATCACTGCAGATCGTTGTCGATTCCGCCCGGGAGAATTTCGACGAAGTATCACGACTCGGAACCGGGGCCTGCCTTGCCGTAGAAGGCGACCTCGTTGAATCGCCGGCCGCCGGCCAGCAGTGGGAATTGCAGGCCGTGCGCGTTACGATCGTCGGACCGTCCGATTCCGACTACCCGCTGCAGAAAAAACGGCACAGCTTTGAATATCTCAGGTCGATTGCCCACCTGCGACCGCGCACCAACAGCTTCGGGTCCGTTTTCAGG harbors:
- a CDS encoding histidine kinase, producing the protein MTKTIREIIAEKGTNVHCINMDATVFQALELMSTKNIGALVVKKDDNVVGIISERDFARKVALQDRTPKDTTVEDIMTTDICYISPEKPVEEGLAIMTERRCRHLPVFENDQMIGVVSIGDLVKAQVEEKELIIAHLESYIKGG